A single window of Pseudomonas benzenivorans DNA harbors:
- a CDS encoding putative bifunctional diguanylate cyclase/phosphodiesterase has translation MKLRTRLPLLVVPLITAPLLLVGLLAFVELKDSARSRADQQTQLLLERFDAQLQQQIRSATANVLLFSEDPLLQKYLLAGDATERYALLQRPLQRKLRGIQRVFPQYYEIRVLLPDGFEDLRVDDGALPNLTEEEGRTPLFLAIQRAPQDTLTQIAINPDNRQPALYATHAVRMIDPSLDSYNATPQLRGYLSLTVSLQALLGTLTPSPWPKGGIALSDARGRPLAASQELEDSGLLQPSTLAALTSASEGERQVRLADQAYQHQARRLTDDLWIHLLVPETVLLNESRKIGNLVLLICLGAIALSVPLLLLVLRGQFIRPLERLNNALATLGQQQQLVQVTVQSADEIGELSRSFNQMSLALYQSNERIRDLAFSDSLTGLPNRLMFIKTLRREIEQARQHQSRFALLFLDLDNFKHINDTLGHAAGDQLLIKVTEIFQANLRGYDYLSRPVGIEVSRDMARLGGDEFTLLLNHPEVDQLAGPVAERIINALAEPIDLDGSECYVGCSIGIAIYPEDGNSVEDMVKHADLAMYQAKTRGKSNYQFFSSAIAERSQERVLLDQRLRSAVESCNFHLHYQPIVDSRSLRIKSVEALIRWDDPELGRVPPDQFIPLAEENGLILQIGQWVLEQAAGQLAAWKQDQTADLRMAVNVSSVQLAQPGFARQVARLLRQYQLGADELYIELTETAVLQGREQALANLHELRDLGVKVALDDFGTGYSSLSYLQTLPIDILKIDRSFILNLQENNNGVILSAIITMAHSLGMQVVAEGVEDQAHLNFLTSEGCDLLQGYLFSRPRPADEIVGLLSQPLPEAC, from the coding sequence AAGCTGCGTACACGCCTGCCCCTGCTGGTGGTGCCCCTGATCACCGCCCCGCTGCTGCTGGTCGGGCTGCTGGCCTTTGTCGAACTCAAGGACAGCGCCCGCAGCAGGGCCGATCAGCAGACCCAGCTGCTGCTGGAGCGCTTCGACGCGCAACTGCAGCAGCAGATCCGCAGCGCCACAGCCAACGTGCTGCTGTTCTCCGAAGACCCGCTGCTGCAGAAATACCTGCTGGCCGGGGATGCGACCGAGCGCTATGCGCTGCTGCAGCGCCCCCTGCAGCGCAAGCTTCGCGGCATTCAGCGGGTCTTTCCGCAGTATTACGAGATTCGTGTGCTGCTGCCCGACGGCTTCGAAGACCTGCGCGTCGACGATGGCGCCCTGCCCAACCTCACCGAGGAGGAGGGTCGCACGCCGCTGTTCCTCGCCATTCAACGCGCGCCCCAGGACACCCTGACGCAGATCGCCATCAACCCGGACAATCGACAGCCAGCGCTCTACGCCACCCACGCAGTGCGCATGATCGACCCGTCGCTCGACTCCTACAACGCCACTCCGCAGCTGCGCGGCTACCTGAGCCTGACCGTCAGCCTGCAAGCGCTGCTGGGCACCCTGACGCCCTCGCCCTGGCCCAAGGGCGGCATTGCCCTGAGCGACGCCCGAGGCCGGCCTCTGGCCGCATCACAAGAGCTCGAGGACTCCGGCCTGCTCCAGCCGTCCACCCTGGCGGCCCTGACCTCGGCGTCCGAAGGCGAGCGCCAGGTCCGCCTTGCCGACCAGGCCTATCAGCATCAGGCCAGGCGCCTGACCGACGACCTGTGGATTCATCTACTGGTTCCCGAAACCGTTCTGCTCAACGAATCACGCAAGATCGGCAACCTGGTGCTGCTCATCTGCCTGGGGGCCATCGCCCTGTCCGTGCCGCTGCTGTTGCTGGTGCTGCGCGGCCAGTTCATCAGGCCGTTGGAGCGTCTCAACAACGCCCTGGCGACGCTCGGCCAGCAGCAACAGCTGGTGCAGGTTACCGTGCAGAGCGCGGACGAGATCGGCGAACTGAGTCGCTCCTTCAACCAGATGAGCCTGGCCCTGTACCAATCCAACGAACGGATCCGCGACCTGGCATTCAGTGACAGCCTGACCGGACTGCCCAACCGGCTGATGTTCATCAAGACCCTGCGCCGCGAAATCGAGCAGGCCCGCCAGCACCAGAGCCGCTTCGCCCTGCTGTTTCTCGACCTGGACAACTTCAAGCACATCAACGACACCCTGGGCCATGCGGCGGGCGACCAGCTGCTGATCAAGGTGACGGAGATCTTCCAGGCCAACCTGCGCGGCTACGACTACCTGAGCCGCCCGGTGGGCATCGAGGTCAGTCGCGACATGGCGCGCCTGGGCGGCGACGAGTTCACCCTGCTGCTCAACCATCCGGAGGTCGACCAGCTGGCGGGCCCGGTGGCCGAACGCATCATCAACGCGCTGGCCGAGCCGATCGACCTCGACGGCAGCGAATGCTATGTCGGCTGCAGCATCGGTATCGCCATCTACCCCGAGGACGGCAACAGCGTGGAAGATATGGTCAAGCATGCCGACCTGGCCATGTACCAGGCCAAGACGCGCGGCAAGAGCAACTACCAGTTTTTCTCCAGCGCCATCGCCGAGCGCTCCCAGGAGCGGGTGCTCCTGGACCAGCGGCTACGCAGCGCGGTGGAGTCCTGCAACTTCCACCTGCACTACCAGCCGATAGTCGACAGCCGCAGCCTGCGCATCAAGTCGGTGGAGGCGCTGATCCGCTGGGACGACCCGGAGCTGGGCAGGGTTCCGCCGGATCAGTTCATCCCGCTGGCCGAGGAGAACGGCCTGATCCTGCAGATTGGCCAGTGGGTGCTCGAGCAAGCCGCCGGCCAGCTCGCCGCCTGGAAGCAAGACCAGACGGCGGACTTGCGGATGGCGGTCAACGTGTCCAGCGTGCAACTGGCCCAGCCAGGCTTCGCCCGCCAGGTCGCCCGCCTGCTGCGCCAGTATCAGCTGGGTGCCGACGAGCTGTACATCGAACTGACGGAAACCGCCGTGCTGCAGGGCCGCGAACAGGCCCTGGCCAATCTCCACGAACTGCGCGACCTGGGGGTCAAGGTCGCCCTCGACGACTTCGGCACCGGCTACTCCTCGCTGAGCTACCTGCAGACCCTGCCAATCGACATCCTCAAGATCGACCGAAGTTTCATTCTCAACCTGCAGGAGAACAACAACGGCGTGATCCTCTCGGCCATCATCACCATGGCCCATTCGCTGGGCATGCAGGTGGTCGCCGAAGGCGTGGAAGACCAGGCTCACCTGAACTTCCTCACCAGCGAGGGCTGCGACCTGCTGCAAGGCTATCTGTTCAGTCGCCCGCGTCCCGCCGATGAGATCGTGGGGCTACTCAGTCAGCCGCTGCCGGAAGCCTGCTAG
- a CDS encoding HPF/RaiA family ribosome-associated protein, whose product MQVQVNIHQIDGDARLQKWIGSTLTDRLERYSDLLTRIEVHISDENAHKSGPDDKRCQIEARPKGQQAISVTHKAQDLEQAVDGAGEKMRHALEHLVGKLEARATAPRSLNSASEEPVDALLQEEFLAKQEELDRV is encoded by the coding sequence ATGCAAGTACAAGTGAACATCCATCAGATCGACGGTGACGCCCGACTTCAGAAGTGGATAGGTTCGACCCTGACCGACAGGCTCGAGCGCTACTCCGATCTGCTTACCCGCATAGAAGTGCACATCAGCGACGAGAATGCCCACAAGTCCGGGCCAGACGACAAGCGCTGCCAGATCGAGGCCAGGCCCAAGGGGCAGCAGGCCATTTCGGTGACCCACAAGGCCCAGGATCTGGAGCAGGCGGTGGACGGCGCCGGCGAAAAAATGCGCCACGCCCTCGAGCACCTGGTCGGCAAGCTCGAAGCCAGGGCGACTGCCCCGCGCAGCCTCAACAGCGCCAGCGAGGAGCCTGTCGATGCCCTGCTGCAGGAAGAGTTTCTGGCCAAGCAGGAAGAGCTCGACAGGGTTTAG
- a CDS encoding SCP2 sterol-binding domain-containing protein — MDFISMRQKLFDMAAQHKPIEGCIAMRVGALGTIYWDGTGAVPVFHEEECEVAAVITTDALSFERLVTRVSKVKPLFLLGKLKVQGNMQLAMRAAEMF, encoded by the coding sequence ATGGACTTTATCAGCATGCGTCAGAAGCTTTTTGACATGGCCGCACAACATAAGCCGATCGAGGGTTGTATCGCGATGCGGGTCGGTGCACTGGGCACCATCTATTGGGACGGCACGGGAGCGGTGCCGGTGTTTCACGAAGAGGAATGTGAGGTCGCTGCGGTTATCACCACCGACGCCCTGTCCTTCGAGAGGCTGGTTACGCGAGTCAGCAAGGTTAAGCCGCTGTTTCTGCTTGGCAAGCTCAAGGTGCAAGGGAACATGCAGTTGGCGATGCGGGCCGCGGAAATGTTCTGA
- a CDS encoding DSD1 family PLP-dependent enzyme, producing MKSIAGEIDTPALVLDASAFERNVSRMAEIAAAAGIQLRPHAKTHKSVEIARAQLKAGAVGICCAKLGEAEVLGDAGIQGLMVTSPVVTANGIRRLVSLNQRVEGLSVVVDDLANLHGLVAELEDQDKPLRVLIDIDIGQERTGVRSHRKALELAAAIEACRHLQLVGVQGYAGHLMHVEDSDAREVLVKLAMTELQGYVMVLREQGHALPIVTGGGTGTFEFDIAAGVLSELQTGSYVFMDTQYREVQRPDGAQWPFEQALFVYTSVISVNNDGWVTTDAGLKAFATDGPNPEVWSDELRGSDYAFFGDEHGMLIVEEGTPRPQLGELIVCAAPHCDPTVNLYSDYHLVRDGELLRTLPIDARGRSA from the coding sequence ATGAAATCAATTGCAGGTGAAATCGATACCCCGGCGCTGGTGCTCGACGCGTCGGCGTTCGAGCGCAATGTCAGCCGCATGGCGGAGATTGCGGCGGCAGCGGGGATTCAGCTGCGGCCCCACGCGAAAACCCACAAGAGCGTGGAGATAGCCCGCGCCCAGCTTAAGGCCGGCGCGGTGGGGATCTGCTGCGCCAAACTCGGCGAGGCGGAGGTGCTCGGCGATGCCGGCATCCAGGGCCTGATGGTCACCTCACCCGTGGTGACGGCGAACGGCATTCGCCGGCTGGTCAGCCTTAATCAGCGGGTCGAGGGGTTGTCGGTGGTGGTCGATGACCTGGCCAATCTGCATGGCCTGGTTGCCGAGTTGGAGGACCAGGACAAGCCGCTGCGCGTGCTGATCGATATCGACATCGGACAGGAACGCACCGGCGTCAGGTCGCATCGCAAAGCCCTGGAGCTGGCTGCCGCGATCGAGGCCTGCCGCCACTTGCAACTGGTTGGGGTGCAGGGGTACGCGGGGCATCTGATGCATGTCGAGGACAGTGACGCCCGTGAAGTGCTGGTCAAGCTGGCGATGACGGAGTTGCAGGGCTACGTCATGGTCTTGCGGGAGCAGGGTCATGCGCTGCCCATCGTGACAGGCGGGGGCACCGGTACGTTCGAGTTCGACATCGCCGCGGGGGTGCTGAGCGAGTTGCAGACCGGCTCCTACGTGTTCATGGACACTCAGTACCGCGAGGTGCAGCGCCCCGATGGCGCGCAGTGGCCGTTCGAGCAAGCGCTGTTCGTCTACACCAGTGTGATCAGCGTGAACAACGATGGTTGGGTGACAACCGATGCAGGCCTCAAGGCCTTCGCGACCGATGGGCCCAACCCGGAAGTGTGGTCCGATGAGCTGCGGGGCAGCGACTATGCCTTCTTCGGTGATGAGCACGGCATGCTGATAGTCGAAGAGGGCACCCCGCGTCCGCAGCTAGGCGAGCTGATCGTCTGCGCGGCGCCCCATTGTGATCCAACGGTCAACCTCTACAGCGATTACCACCTGGTGCGTGACGGCGAGTTGCTGCGTACCCTGCCGATCGATGCCCGCGGGCGCTCAGCGTGA
- a CDS encoding TetR/AcrR family transcriptional regulator yields MLSTRNLQNRGNEMEKRPQQERSKARVEKILLTTGELLRDIGYEALSTKQVAARAGLPVGTIYQFFPNKDALVQALVARLQEDVEQLAQELASVEATRLQDLGPFIARLVDGIAAIQGRSAGFVCLFAGSPVNSEFEGLVSGLRDSLLQQVERALKDAAPHLTARSLSQTLIIMSEITRGIIAQFDRAEPAERAALIEELKTALTAYVNVKVRAAVDAS; encoded by the coding sequence ATGTTGTCAACGCGCAACCTCCAGAACAGAGGGAACGAGATGGAAAAACGGCCGCAACAGGAGCGCAGCAAGGCTCGCGTGGAAAAAATCCTCCTGACCACCGGAGAACTGCTACGGGACATCGGCTACGAGGCCCTGTCCACCAAGCAGGTGGCGGCGCGCGCGGGATTGCCGGTCGGTACGATCTATCAGTTCTTTCCGAACAAGGACGCTCTGGTACAGGCGCTGGTTGCGCGGCTGCAGGAGGACGTTGAGCAATTGGCGCAGGAATTGGCCTCTGTAGAAGCCACTCGGCTCCAGGATCTCGGGCCTTTCATCGCCCGGCTCGTGGATGGCATCGCCGCCATCCAGGGCCGCTCAGCCGGGTTCGTCTGCCTGTTCGCCGGCAGCCCGGTAAACAGCGAGTTCGAAGGGCTCGTCAGCGGTCTGCGCGACAGCCTCCTGCAACAAGTCGAGCGCGCGCTGAAGGATGCTGCGCCGCACCTGACCGCGCGCTCACTCAGTCAAACCCTGATCATCATGAGCGAGATCACGCGGGGCATCATTGCCCAGTTCGACCGCGCGGAACCGGCCGAACGCGCAGCCCTGATCGAAGAACTCAAGACTGCGCTGACCGCCTACGTGAACGTCAAAGTGCGCGCGGCGGTCGATGCAAGCTGA
- a CDS encoding cupin domain-containing protein — MQPITVLRDTTPVPVIDACKWERIGGDPHTVNLNAYTSEDGKKIMGTWICTPGKWRVAYDKWEYCHFQEGYCIITPDGQEPIHLKAGDIFVVEPGMTGTWEVVETVRKYFVFA, encoded by the coding sequence ATGCAACCTATCACCGTACTTCGCGACACCACCCCCGTCCCGGTCATCGATGCCTGCAAGTGGGAGCGCATCGGCGGCGATCCGCACACCGTCAACCTCAATGCCTACACCTCCGAAGACGGCAAGAAGATCATGGGCACCTGGATCTGCACCCCCGGCAAGTGGCGGGTCGCCTATGACAAGTGGGAGTACTGCCACTTCCAGGAAGGCTACTGCATCATCACCCCGGACGGTCAGGAGCCGATCCACCTCAAGGCCGGCGACATCTTCGTGGTCGAGCCGGGCATGACCGGTACCTGGGAAGTGGTCGAGACCGTGCGCAAGTACTTCGTCTTCGCCTGA
- a CDS encoding MlaE family ABC transporter permease: MSATPYITPCQSRGRDAAPGLQIGGDWTLPHYTALQPQVLALRGSVPDDAAVELAGLGALDTAGAALLVELLGSQRLVELATSAPGLPDERRALLKVVCQAMAGAAPAAPARRPSTLHELLGTIGAALEGLWRQSGALLGFIGLTLAALLASLWRPSRWRVTSLVVHLEQSGLNALPIVALLTFLVGAVVAFLGATVLAGYGASFYTVNLVAFSFLREFGVLLTAILVAGRTASAFTAQIGSMRANEEVDAIRTLGLSPLELLVLPRVLALLIALPILTFVAMLSGILGGAVVCALTLDITPTMYLAILQEKIAMRHFLVGMAKAPLFAFLIAVIGCLEGFKVTGSTQSVGERTTSSVVQSIFVVILLDAVAALFLMEMGW, encoded by the coding sequence ATGAGCGCCACCCCGTACATCACCCCGTGTCAGTCGCGCGGCAGGGACGCCGCCCCCGGCCTGCAGATCGGCGGCGACTGGACCCTGCCCCATTACACCGCACTGCAACCCCAGGTGCTGGCCTTGCGCGGCAGCGTGCCGGACGACGCGGCGGTAGAGCTCGCAGGTCTGGGCGCGCTCGACACCGCCGGCGCCGCCCTGCTGGTGGAATTGCTCGGCAGTCAGCGCCTGGTCGAACTGGCAACCAGCGCCCCGGGACTGCCGGACGAACGCCGCGCCCTGCTCAAGGTGGTCTGTCAGGCCATGGCCGGCGCGGCGCCCGCGGCGCCGGCACGCCGGCCCTCGACCCTGCACGAGCTGCTCGGCACCATCGGCGCCGCCCTGGAGGGCCTGTGGCGGCAGAGCGGCGCCCTGCTCGGCTTTATCGGCCTGACCCTGGCCGCCCTGCTCGCCAGCCTCTGGCGCCCCAGCCGCTGGCGCGTCACCTCGCTCGTGGTGCACCTGGAGCAGAGCGGGCTCAATGCCCTGCCCATCGTCGCCCTGTTGACCTTCCTGGTCGGCGCGGTGGTGGCCTTTCTCGGCGCCACCGTGCTGGCCGGCTATGGCGCCAGCTTCTACACGGTCAACCTGGTGGCCTTCTCCTTCCTGCGCGAGTTCGGCGTGCTGCTCACCGCGATCCTCGTGGCCGGGCGCACGGCCAGCGCCTTCACCGCGCAGATCGGCTCGATGCGCGCCAACGAGGAGGTCGACGCGATCCGCACCCTCGGCCTCAGCCCCCTGGAGTTGCTGGTGCTGCCCAGGGTGCTGGCGCTGCTGATCGCCCTGCCGATCCTGACCTTCGTCGCCATGCTCAGCGGCATCCTCGGCGGCGCCGTGGTCTGCGCCCTGACCCTGGACATCACGCCGACCATGTACCTGGCCATCCTGCAGGAGAAGATCGCCATGAGGCACTTCCTGGTGGGCATGGCCAAGGCCCCGCTGTTCGCCTTCCTGATCGCGGTGATCGGCTGCCTGGAGGGCTTCAAGGTCACCGGCAGCACCCAGTCCGTGGGCGAGCGCACCACCTCCAGCGTGGTCCAGTCGATCTTCGTGGTAATCCTGCTGGACGCGGTGGCCGCGCTGTTTCTGATGGAGATGGGCTGGTGA
- a CDS encoding ABC transporter ATP-binding protein, protein MSGEVIIDVHDLCNRFGAQVVHQDLQLQLLRGEVLGVVGGSGTGKSVLLRSILGLRRPTSGRVRVFGEDLLSLAPAQRTRMERRFGVLFQRGALFTSLTVTENIALPLIEHAGLPRPAAEHLAQVKLALVGLPLEAGKKYPGELSGGMIKRAALARALALDPEILFLDEPTSGLDPIGAGAFDQLLRTLRDALGLSVLLVTHDLDALYSLCDRVAVLVNQRVLVVDSLEQVAAYDDPWIRDYFHGPRGRAAERAAAGVSGRA, encoded by the coding sequence GTGAGCGGCGAGGTGATCATCGACGTGCACGACCTGTGCAACCGCTTCGGCGCGCAGGTGGTGCACCAGGACCTGCAGCTGCAGCTGTTGCGCGGCGAGGTGCTCGGGGTGGTCGGCGGCTCGGGCACCGGCAAGTCGGTGCTGCTGCGCAGCATCCTCGGTCTGCGCCGGCCGACCTCCGGCCGCGTGCGGGTGTTCGGCGAAGACCTGCTGAGCCTGGCGCCGGCGCAGCGCACGCGCATGGAGCGACGCTTCGGCGTGCTGTTCCAGCGCGGCGCACTGTTTACCTCGTTGACGGTGACCGAGAACATCGCCCTGCCGCTGATCGAGCATGCCGGCTTGCCGCGGCCGGCGGCCGAGCACCTGGCCCAGGTCAAGCTGGCCCTGGTCGGCCTGCCGCTGGAGGCCGGCAAAAAATACCCGGGCGAGCTGTCCGGCGGCATGATCAAGCGCGCCGCCCTGGCGCGGGCCCTGGCCCTGGATCCGGAAATCCTGTTTCTCGACGAGCCCACTTCCGGCCTCGATCCGATTGGCGCGGGAGCCTTCGACCAGCTGCTGCGCACCCTGCGCGATGCCCTGGGACTGAGTGTGCTGCTGGTCACCCACGACCTCGACGCGTTGTACAGCCTGTGCGACCGGGTGGCGGTGCTGGTCAATCAGCGGGTACTGGTGGTCGATAGCCTGGAGCAGGTCGCCGCCTACGACGATCCGTGGATTCGCGACTACTTTCACGGCCCGCGCGGACGCGCGGCCGAACGGGCCGCCGCCGGCGTGTCGGGGAGGGCCTGA
- a CDS encoding MlaD family protein, protein MEPRAHHVLIGLFAVLSLAAALLFALWLNKSTADQELSDYVVIFDETVSGLSKGSAVQYSGITIGEVASLDLDPVDPRQVRVRIRVLSQAPIKRDTRARLSITGITGIAVIQLLGGTPQSPRLEGRGGQPPEIIAERSPLARLMTNGDDLLLTLTRLLNRVDRLFSDANIERVSRTLEHLEQTTASVAERRDQLRQSLQQFGAASEETARLMRSAHQLLDGEGRQTLANAGRLMASLERSSRNLDRLLSDNREALDSGLQGLGELGPAISELRDTLGALRAFSRRLEQDPAGYLLRSERIEEYQP, encoded by the coding sequence ATGGAACCGCGCGCCCACCACGTGCTGATCGGCCTGTTCGCCGTGCTGAGCCTGGCGGCGGCGCTGCTGTTCGCCCTGTGGCTGAACAAGTCCACGGCCGACCAGGAACTCAGCGACTACGTGGTGATCTTCGACGAGACCGTCAGCGGTCTGTCCAAGGGCAGCGCCGTGCAGTACAGCGGCATCACCATCGGCGAGGTGGCCAGCCTCGACCTCGACCCCGTCGACCCACGCCAGGTGCGCGTGCGCATCCGCGTGCTGAGCCAGGCGCCGATCAAGCGGGACACCCGCGCCCGCCTGTCGATCACCGGGATCACCGGTATCGCGGTGATCCAGCTGCTTGGCGGCACCCCGCAGAGCCCCAGACTCGAGGGTCGCGGCGGGCAGCCGCCCGAGATCATCGCCGAGCGTTCACCGCTGGCGCGCCTGATGACCAATGGCGACGACCTGCTGCTGACCCTCACCCGCCTGCTCAACCGCGTCGACCGGCTGTTCTCCGACGCCAATATCGAGCGCGTATCCCGCACCCTCGAGCACCTGGAACAGACCACCGCCAGCGTCGCCGAGCGGCGCGACCAGTTGCGCCAGAGCCTGCAGCAGTTTGGCGCCGCCAGCGAAGAGACGGCGAGACTGATGCGCAGCGCCCACCAGCTGCTCGACGGCGAGGGGCGCCAGACCCTGGCCAACGCCGGACGCCTGATGGCCTCGCTGGAGCGCAGCAGCCGCAACCTCGATCGCCTGCTCAGCGACAACCGCGAGGCGCTCGACAGCGGCCTGCAGGGGCTCGGCGAACTGGGGCCGGCGATCAGCGAGCTGCGCGATACCCTCGGCGCGTTGCGCGCCTTCTCCCGGCGCCTGGAGCAGGACCCCGCCGGCTACCTGCTGCGCAGTGAACGGATCGAGGAGTACCAGCCATGA
- a CDS encoding ABC-type transport auxiliary lipoprotein family protein, with product MKRLLGILLLGGLLGACTLLPESEPLALYRLPASALPGQVQRGAPLDWALRVNTPAASALLDSTRIAVLPQGDRLSAYQGTRWVDRATLLLRDRLLDGFRDDGRLAAVSGDGSGLRADLLLDSDLRAFHGEYRGHQPQAHIHLEARLVQAGSRRILASRRFVVRQAAAERSVAAMVTAFGQAGDELTRQLVAWTLDQGRAARRARGTGGATD from the coding sequence ATGAAGCGCCTGCTCGGCATCCTGCTGCTGGGCGGCCTGCTCGGCGCCTGCACGCTGCTGCCCGAGAGCGAGCCCCTGGCGCTCTATCGGTTGCCGGCCAGCGCCCTGCCCGGCCAGGTGCAGCGTGGCGCGCCGCTCGACTGGGCATTGCGGGTCAACACCCCCGCCGCCAGCGCCCTGCTCGACAGCACGCGGATCGCCGTGCTGCCCCAGGGCGACCGCCTCAGCGCCTACCAGGGCACGCGCTGGGTCGACCGCGCCACCCTGCTGCTGCGCGACCGCCTGCTCGACGGCTTTCGCGACGACGGTCGCCTGGCCGCGGTGAGCGGCGACGGCAGCGGCCTGCGCGCCGACCTGCTGCTGGACAGCGACCTGCGCGCCTTCCACGGCGAGTACCGGGGCCACCAACCGCAGGCCCATATTCACCTGGAAGCGCGCCTGGTGCAGGCCGGCAGCCGACGCATCCTCGCCAGCCGTCGCTTCGTGGTGCGCCAGGCGGCGGCCGAACGCTCGGTGGCGGCGATGGTGACGGCCTTCGGCCAGGCTGGGGATGAGCTGACCCGCCAGCTGGTGGCCTGGACCCTGGACCAGGGTCGGGCTGCGCGCCGCGCCCGCGGGACGGGCGGCGCGACGGACTAG